A genomic segment from Syntrophotalea acetylenivorans encodes:
- the waaC gene encoding lipopolysaccharide heptosyltransferase I: protein MRVLIVKISALGDVIHALPTLAWLKSIDPSIEIDWLVEEGFAPLLEGHSLLRKVHRLGLKRWRRQGFLATLKGIRQTIIDLRQENYDMVLDLQGNCKSGIFTLLAGASQRFGFARDGVREWPNLLATNRKVALTPADHHVSDRSLAVARAAFPEGKTALLAGPMNVSPEASATVQRQLTELDLDRQPLVVLQYGTTWTTKLWPLECWQELAGRLCDDYRVRPILLWGNDTEKQACIAIHRATDGRAIIWPRGSLPELVALLQKADLVIGGDTGPIHIAAAVGTSTISLFRVTDAERNGPRGDEHICLQSPLDCSPCLRKDCERDAECGKSISVSEVFRSVCVLLRGDK from the coding sequence ATGCGGGTTTTGATTGTCAAGATAAGTGCCTTGGGTGACGTCATTCACGCTTTGCCAACGCTTGCCTGGTTGAAAAGTATCGATCCGTCCATCGAAATTGATTGGTTGGTTGAAGAAGGTTTCGCACCATTGCTTGAGGGCCATTCTTTATTGCGTAAAGTCCATCGATTGGGTCTTAAACGTTGGCGGCGCCAAGGTTTTTTGGCAACCCTTAAGGGGATTCGACAAACCATCATTGATCTACGCCAAGAAAACTACGATATGGTGCTCGATCTGCAGGGTAACTGCAAGAGCGGGATCTTCACCTTGCTCGCTGGTGCTTCTCAGCGCTTCGGCTTTGCTCGCGACGGCGTGCGTGAATGGCCCAACCTGCTGGCCACCAACCGCAAGGTGGCTCTGACTCCTGCCGACCATCACGTCAGCGACCGTTCTCTGGCCGTGGCACGTGCTGCCTTTCCAGAGGGAAAAACGGCACTGCTGGCCGGGCCAATGAACGTTTCCCCCGAGGCTTCTGCCACCGTGCAACGTCAGCTCACCGAGCTTGATCTTGATCGGCAACCGTTGGTGGTTCTGCAGTACGGTACTACCTGGACCACCAAGCTGTGGCCCCTTGAATGTTGGCAGGAACTGGCCGGCAGATTGTGCGATGATTACCGGGTGCGACCTATTTTATTATGGGGAAATGACACTGAAAAACAGGCCTGTATTGCAATCCATCGGGCTACCGACGGCCGTGCGATTATTTGGCCGAGAGGATCTCTGCCCGAGTTGGTGGCTCTGCTGCAGAAAGCCGACCTGGTTATTGGCGGTGATACTGGCCCGATTCACATTGCTGCTGCTGTCGGTACCTCGACGATCTCTCTTTTTCGAGTTACTGATGCCGAGCGCAACGGTCCGCGTGGGGATGAACACATATGCTTGCAGTCGCCCCTGGACTGCTCGCCCTGTTTACGGAAGGACTGCGAGCGGGATGCAGAGTGTGGCAAAAGTATTTCTGTGTCTGAGGTGTTTCGCTCCGTCTGTGTACTGCTGAGAGGAGATAAGTAA
- a CDS encoding glycosyltransferase family 4 protein — MKLAFCLFKYFPFGGLQRDFMRIATACRDRGHEVEVFTMKWEEEVPDNFKVNRVNVRALTNHGKCSAFAETVQLEASKRFDAIVGFNKMPGLDLYFAADPCYLTRMKETRGPLSRLGSRFRTYVTLERAVFDSSSKTHILILSEEEKRRYIAAYGTPEERFHVLPPGIDRNRLAPKNASTIRRELREAFGISDEYLVLMVGSGYRTKGLDRSIRAIAALPEALRCKSRLFVIGEGQARPFVKMAKRFGIEKQVRFLGGREDVPQFLLGADLLLHPSYTEAYGMALLEAMAAGLPVLVTDICGYAYHIERANAGLLIPSPFQQETMNKMLVQALSSSDAKQWRHNGLSYVAKTDIFSLPEKAADLIESVARKGTSHA; from the coding sequence ATGAAGCTGGCGTTTTGTCTGTTTAAATATTTTCCCTTCGGTGGTCTGCAAAGGGATTTCATGCGGATTGCAACGGCCTGTCGTGACAGAGGACATGAGGTCGAGGTTTTTACCATGAAATGGGAAGAGGAAGTGCCGGACAACTTCAAGGTGAACCGGGTGAACGTGCGTGCACTGACCAATCATGGAAAGTGTTCAGCCTTTGCCGAAACCGTGCAATTGGAAGCATCTAAACGTTTTGATGCGATTGTCGGTTTCAACAAAATGCCCGGGCTTGATCTCTATTTTGCTGCAGATCCCTGCTATCTTACCCGGATGAAGGAAACTCGCGGCCCACTGTCCCGACTTGGCAGTCGCTTTCGAACCTATGTGACTCTCGAAAGGGCGGTTTTTGATTCGTCAAGCAAGACACACATCCTAATCCTTTCGGAAGAAGAAAAGCGTCGATACATAGCTGCCTATGGCACGCCAGAGGAGAGATTTCACGTTCTTCCTCCCGGAATTGACCGCAATCGTCTTGCCCCGAAAAATGCTAGCACGATCCGGCGGGAGCTGAGAGAGGCATTTGGCATCAGTGACGAGTATCTGGTGTTGATGGTCGGTTCTGGATACCGGACTAAAGGCCTCGATCGATCCATCAGGGCGATAGCTGCGCTTCCCGAAGCACTACGTTGCAAGTCTCGGCTTTTTGTAATTGGTGAAGGCCAGGCCCGACCCTTTGTGAAAATGGCCAAGCGGTTTGGTATTGAGAAACAAGTTAGGTTTTTAGGAGGCAGAGAAGATGTTCCCCAATTTCTCTTGGGAGCGGATCTCCTTTTGCACCCCTCCTATACGGAAGCCTATGGTATGGCGCTATTGGAGGCTATGGCCGCCGGTTTGCCGGTTTTGGTGACAGACATTTGCGGCTATGCATACCATATCGAGAGAGCCAATGCAGGACTCCTCATCCCCTCACCATTTCAACAAGAGACTATGAATAAAATGCTGGTCCAAGCACTTTCTTCTTCGGATGCGAAGCAATGGCGACATAACGGTCTATCCTATGTTGCTAAGACGGATATCTTCAGCCTTCCTGAGAAGGCGGCAGATTTAATAGAGAGCGTCGCCCGTAAAGGAACCAGCCATGCTTGA
- the lpxB gene encoding lipid-A-disaccharide synthase, giving the protein MQVSAQIQRRVLVVAGEASGDLHGANMIRAAKDIDPNLCFFGVGGPRMKQAGCDILLPAEELEVMGLVDVVGHLPVLWRAFKSLKKILNSPERPDVLVLIDFQEFNLLLARQARKAGVPVVFYVGPTVWAWRRGRVKRYARAVDRLAVIFPFEPAYYADEDIEVEYVGHPLLDEARATRQRDDYLQELGLDSSRPVVGIFPGSRNSELKYNLPTMLEAAERVALQLPGVQFLLPVAPSFDLEAMRQRIESCMLPILLVRGSIYDVANACDAVLTVSGTVTLQIALVGTPMAILYKTASLNYAIAKRVVNLPHIGLPNIVAGREVVREFIQDQATAETVAEELIKILTDAQYQESLQQGLGQVRQCMGDPGCSQRVAQMVSELSRSHLA; this is encoded by the coding sequence TTGCAAGTTTCGGCACAGATTCAGCGGCGCGTTTTGGTCGTCGCAGGCGAGGCTTCCGGCGACCTTCATGGCGCGAATATGATTCGCGCAGCGAAGGATATCGACCCAAATCTCTGTTTTTTTGGTGTTGGTGGTCCTCGCATGAAACAGGCCGGGTGCGATATCCTTTTGCCTGCCGAGGAACTGGAAGTTATGGGTCTGGTCGATGTTGTCGGCCATTTGCCCGTGTTGTGGCGAGCATTTAAGTCACTTAAAAAGATTCTCAATAGTCCTGAACGCCCGGATGTTCTGGTCCTTATCGACTTTCAGGAGTTTAATCTCTTGTTGGCTCGACAGGCCAGAAAGGCGGGGGTTCCCGTCGTTTTTTATGTAGGGCCGACGGTTTGGGCCTGGAGGCGGGGAAGGGTTAAGAGATATGCCCGTGCCGTAGATCGCCTGGCGGTAATTTTCCCATTTGAACCTGCTTATTATGCAGATGAGGACATAGAGGTCGAATACGTCGGGCACCCATTGCTCGACGAAGCCAGGGCGACCAGGCAGAGGGACGATTATCTACAGGAATTAGGTCTCGATTCTTCCCGACCGGTTGTGGGCATTTTCCCCGGCAGTCGCAATAGTGAACTTAAATACAATTTACCGACCATGCTGGAAGCCGCCGAGCGAGTAGCTCTGCAACTACCCGGTGTTCAATTCCTGCTCCCCGTTGCGCCTTCTTTTGACCTTGAGGCTATGCGACAACGGATTGAAAGCTGTATGTTGCCGATCCTATTGGTTAGGGGGTCGATATACGACGTGGCCAATGCTTGCGATGCTGTTCTGACTGTTTCCGGTACGGTTACTCTGCAAATTGCTTTGGTCGGAACGCCGATGGCTATTCTCTATAAAACGGCTTCGCTGAACTATGCAATTGCCAAAAGGGTTGTTAATTTGCCCCATATCGGGTTGCCTAACATCGTCGCAGGTCGTGAAGTCGTTCGAGAGTTTATTCAGGATCAGGCTACCGCGGAAACTGTCGCCGAGGAACTCATCAAAATACTGACAGATGCTCAATATCAAGAGAGCCTGCAACAGGGTTTGGGTCAGGTTCGCCAATGTATGGGGGACCCTGGCTGCTCTCAACGTGTCGCACAAATGGTTTCGGAATTGAGCCGAAGTCATCTTGCTTAG
- a CDS encoding 3-deoxy-D-manno-octulosonic acid transferase, which translates to MYLLYNILLLVLALPILSGHLLYGLLRGRRRQGVRERFGYYGKDQLAFLAGKKTVWIHAVSVGETQAAVPLVKAFKKRFPDWAVVLTNVTETGHKVATGIAGVDLCLYFPYDFPWTIRRAFSQVKPELVVVVETEIWPNFMRIARLAGIHALLVNGRISDRSFPRYRRLKFFIKPVLQQFTRLCMQSALDAERVEAMGAPAERIEITRNLKFDMQTGGVSEQNPEAIRRKFGFPPDGKVLVAGSTHAGEEELVANVYRRLLKKQPDLCLVLVPRHPDRCPAVGELLSSYNLAYSLRSECGDDPALLTPGSVFLVDTIGELLQFYALADLVFVGGSLVPVGGHNILEAALLKKPVLFGPHMNNFKEISRLLIKAGGGLCIPDSEELFDAAAELLADSDRCQDMGAKGYALLQDNRGATERTLQAIERILGDE; encoded by the coding sequence GTGTATCTGCTCTATAATATATTGCTGCTGGTGCTGGCTCTGCCTATTCTTTCCGGTCATTTGCTCTATGGCTTGTTAAGAGGCAGACGGCGGCAGGGCGTACGTGAGCGCTTCGGTTATTATGGCAAAGATCAACTTGCATTTTTAGCTGGTAAAAAGACGGTTTGGATTCATGCCGTTTCCGTAGGGGAAACTCAAGCTGCGGTACCATTGGTAAAAGCCTTCAAGAAACGTTTTCCCGATTGGGCTGTAGTTCTGACCAATGTGACCGAAACAGGACACAAAGTGGCTACGGGTATTGCCGGTGTCGATTTGTGCCTATATTTTCCCTATGATTTCCCTTGGACCATACGCCGAGCGTTTTCACAGGTAAAACCAGAACTTGTAGTGGTTGTCGAAACGGAAATCTGGCCGAACTTTATGCGCATCGCTCGCCTTGCAGGCATCCATGCTTTGCTGGTCAACGGACGCATCTCAGATCGTTCTTTTCCCCGTTATCGCAGATTGAAATTTTTTATAAAGCCGGTCCTCCAGCAGTTTACGCGATTATGCATGCAGTCCGCCCTTGATGCAGAACGAGTAGAGGCTATGGGGGCTCCAGCGGAGCGGATAGAAATAACCCGCAACCTCAAGTTTGATATGCAGACCGGGGGCGTCAGCGAACAGAATCCGGAGGCTATTCGAAGAAAATTTGGCTTCCCACCTGACGGCAAGGTACTGGTAGCCGGCAGTACTCATGCCGGAGAAGAAGAACTGGTAGCTAATGTATATCGTCGTCTTCTAAAAAAACAGCCTGACCTTTGTCTGGTTTTGGTACCCCGGCATCCCGACCGCTGCCCGGCTGTTGGGGAGTTGTTGTCTTCGTATAATCTGGCTTATTCCTTACGTAGTGAGTGTGGCGATGATCCTGCCTTGTTGACGCCTGGAAGCGTTTTTCTGGTCGACACGATAGGAGAGCTGTTGCAGTTCTATGCTTTGGCTGATCTGGTATTTGTCGGTGGGAGTCTGGTTCCCGTAGGCGGACATAACATTCTGGAAGCGGCATTGCTGAAAAAACCGGTTCTTTTCGGACCGCATATGAATAACTTTAAGGAAATCAGTCGTTTGCTGATTAAGGCGGGAGGCGGTCTATGCATTCCTGACAGTGAAGAGTTATTTGATGCTGCTGCCGAGCTGTTGGCTGATTCCGATCGCTGCCAGGATATGGGAGCCAAAGGTTATGCTTTGCTGCAAGATAATCGTGGGGCTACGGAACGTACCCTGCAAGCCATCGAACGGATATTGGGGGACGAATGA
- the lpxK gene encoding tetraacyldisaccharide 4'-kinase: MRGLQGFYRRLARNGPASLAEKAVYGVLLPFSIIYREIIRLRAYLYRRRIFSSYKAPVPVISVGNLAVGGTGKTPVVDHLIKFCLAQGRRVAVVSRGYGGKKYSGVQVVSEGKGPLLGPGQCGDEPYLLARRNPQALVLVSPKRVHAIQQAVENFGADVVLLDDGFQHLAVQRDIDIVLLDAQRPYGNGHQLPAGLLREPIAALERGDLFLLTRCNNKEERKLPVKGPVLHCRHVLADHAQTLNGEQIPLTRLAEKQGVAFAGIAEPEDFFLSLKAKGLHLVSGVPFADHCTYTESELRQLAAACHGADYLVTTEKDAVKLTALNLPLPCYQVPMALDFREQGALERFLSPIVCPEDKEL; the protein is encoded by the coding sequence ATGAGGGGCCTGCAAGGCTTTTACCGCCGACTGGCCCGCAATGGTCCCGCCAGTTTGGCTGAAAAGGCAGTCTATGGTGTTTTACTGCCTTTCAGCATCATCTATCGGGAAATTATTCGATTAAGAGCATATCTATACCGCCGGCGAATTTTTTCGAGTTACAAGGCCCCCGTTCCGGTCATCTCTGTGGGCAACCTGGCTGTGGGAGGAACCGGTAAAACTCCTGTTGTCGACCATTTGATCAAGTTTTGCTTGGCTCAAGGAAGACGAGTGGCGGTTGTCAGCCGCGGTTATGGCGGTAAGAAATACTCTGGAGTGCAGGTCGTCAGTGAAGGAAAGGGCCCTTTGCTTGGGCCCGGCCAGTGTGGGGACGAACCGTATCTGCTGGCGCGGCGTAATCCTCAAGCTTTGGTTCTGGTCTCTCCTAAGCGGGTCCATGCAATACAACAGGCGGTTGAGAATTTTGGCGCTGACGTTGTACTGCTCGATGATGGATTCCAGCACCTGGCCGTGCAGCGCGACATCGATATTGTGTTGCTTGACGCGCAGCGTCCCTATGGCAACGGGCACCAGTTGCCCGCCGGGCTCTTACGGGAACCGATTGCTGCACTGGAACGTGGCGACCTTTTTCTGCTGACTCGCTGCAACAATAAAGAAGAGAGGAAGCTTCCGGTCAAAGGCCCTGTATTACATTGTCGGCATGTGCTGGCCGATCATGCCCAGACTCTGAATGGTGAGCAGATTCCATTGACCCGTCTGGCTGAAAAGCAAGGAGTTGCTTTTGCCGGTATTGCAGAGCCTGAAGACTTTTTTCTGAGTCTCAAGGCCAAAGGTCTGCACTTGGTTTCCGGGGTTCCTTTTGCGGATCATTGTACCTATACTGAATCGGAACTTCGACAATTAGCGGCGGCCTGCCACGGAGCCGACTACTTGGTGACTACAGAAAAAGATGCCGTGAAGCTGACCGCTTTGAATTTGCCTTTACCTTGTTATCAGGTCCCGATGGCTCTTGATTTTCGAGAGCAGGGGGCGTTGGAGCGCTTTCTGAGCCCGATCGTTTGTCCGGAGGATAAAGAGTTATGA
- the waaF gene encoding lipopolysaccharide heptosyltransferase II has translation MKKLDNKQIKKIMVRSTNWVGDAVMTTPAMGNIRAAFPDAEIVVVANPLVSELFSFHPYCDRVIVFDKKGPHKGFAGLWKFSCELRQENFDLAILLQNAIEAALMATLAGIPRRAGYRTDARRLLLSHGVPVGPIEKKMHHTDYYQKMLQRLGIQGGDANLRLACTEEELDWAQEILGAGDWVAINPGAAYGSAKRWFPDRFAETADGLVAEYGVNIVLTGGPGEKEIGQDIAAAMSSKPLNLIGQTSVRQLMAVLASVRLLVSNDSGPMHVGAAFGVPIVAVFGPTDHTTTSPKADICRIIRKATDCAPCLLRQCPTDHRCMKAITAADVLVGVRDLLGDR, from the coding sequence TTGAAAAAACTCGATAATAAGCAAATCAAAAAGATCATGGTGCGTTCGACCAACTGGGTTGGTGATGCAGTCATGACCACCCCGGCTATGGGCAATATCCGCGCAGCCTTTCCAGATGCTGAAATTGTCGTTGTAGCCAATCCCCTGGTCAGCGAGCTCTTCAGTTTTCATCCCTATTGCGATCGGGTGATCGTTTTTGATAAAAAAGGCCCCCATAAGGGATTTGCCGGGCTGTGGAAATTTTCTTGTGAACTACGGCAAGAGAACTTCGATTTGGCTATTTTGCTGCAAAATGCCATCGAAGCAGCCTTGATGGCCACATTGGCAGGGATCCCGCGCCGTGCAGGATATCGCACCGATGCACGCAGACTGTTGCTGAGCCACGGTGTTCCGGTCGGCCCAATTGAAAAGAAAATGCACCATACCGATTATTATCAAAAAATGCTGCAACGGTTGGGGATCCAAGGCGGTGATGCTAATCTGCGTCTTGCTTGTACCGAAGAAGAACTTGACTGGGCTCAGGAAATACTTGGAGCAGGCGATTGGGTGGCTATAAATCCCGGGGCCGCTTACGGTTCCGCAAAGCGCTGGTTCCCCGACAGATTTGCTGAAACAGCCGATGGCCTGGTCGCCGAATATGGCGTTAATATCGTTCTGACCGGCGGTCCGGGCGAAAAGGAAATAGGCCAGGACATAGCCGCTGCCATGTCCTCCAAGCCTCTCAATCTCATCGGCCAGACCAGCGTCCGTCAATTGATGGCTGTTTTGGCCAGTGTGCGTCTTCTGGTAAGCAACGATTCGGGACCGATGCATGTCGGTGCCGCCTTCGGGGTGCCCATTGTTGCTGTGTTCGGCCCTACCGATCACACGACGACCTCTCCCAAGGCTGATATCTGTCGCATTATTCGCAAGGCCACCGACTGTGCTCCGTGCCTGTTGCGTCAGTGTCCCACCGATCACCGCTGCATGAAGGCGATTACCGCCGCCGATGTGCTGGTCGGAGTTCGTGATTTGCTGGGGGATAGGTAA
- a CDS encoding glycosyltransferase gives MTNPEVTILIPNFRTLEITKLCFRLLRKYTDSDKVHVIAIDNGSQDASTEYLRSLKWIKLIERTPAPEEKPARSHALALDQALEQVTTPYVLSFHTDTLVKNDRWLDFLLQEIRKSPDIAGVGSWKLETRSFLQKLGKQVERGWQSLLFPLMGKGFGRLEGKGENYLYLRSHCALYRTDLIRKYGFSFAQNGDTAGRAMHKELIDRGYKMVFLPSEKLGSYIMHLNHATMVLNPELGSRKKSVVKGLKRIKKFLKEIDAEQVLADEGLDS, from the coding sequence ATGACAAATCCAGAAGTAACGATACTTATTCCGAACTTTCGCACTCTCGAGATCACCAAGCTGTGCTTTCGCCTATTGCGTAAGTACACCGATTCGGACAAAGTTCATGTTATAGCTATTGATAATGGCTCTCAAGATGCTTCCACCGAATACCTTCGGTCGCTGAAGTGGATCAAGCTGATTGAGAGAACTCCAGCTCCTGAAGAAAAACCTGCACGTTCCCATGCCCTTGCTTTGGATCAAGCTCTCGAACAAGTTACCACCCCTTATGTTCTCTCTTTTCATACTGATACACTCGTTAAGAATGATCGGTGGCTGGACTTCTTGTTGCAAGAAATTCGAAAGAGCCCTGACATCGCAGGTGTCGGTTCTTGGAAACTAGAGACCCGGTCGTTTTTACAAAAGTTGGGTAAACAGGTGGAGAGAGGATGGCAAAGTCTTCTTTTCCCCCTGATGGGGAAGGGATTCGGACGTTTGGAGGGAAAAGGTGAGAACTATTTGTATCTTCGCAGTCATTGCGCTCTGTATCGGACTGACTTGATCAGAAAATATGGCTTCTCTTTCGCGCAGAATGGGGATACCGCAGGTAGGGCAATGCACAAAGAATTGATCGACCGTGGTTACAAGATGGTCTTTCTCCCTTCGGAAAAACTTGGTTCGTATATCATGCATTTGAACCATGCGACTATGGTACTCAATCCGGAGCTGGGTTCCCGCAAAAAGTCTGTGGTTAAGGGGCTGAAGAGAATAAAAAAGTTCCTTAAAGAGATTGATGCCGAGCAGGTTCTTGCCGACGAGGGCCTTGATTCCTGA
- the lpxA gene encoding acyl-ACP--UDP-N-acetylglucosamine O-acyltransferase: MIHPTAIVHEGAQIAEDVEIGPYAIIGEHVKIGSGTTVGPHTVVEGWTEIGCDNRIFQFASIGAAPQDLKYRGEKALLKIGDRNTVREFATLHRGTADGGGETVVGNDNLFMAYSHVAHDCILGNQVILANGATLAGHVEVDDFAILGGLCAVHQFTRIGSHVMISGGSMVTQDVPPFSIAQGDRAKTVGINQIGLKRRGFSDEAIRGIKQAYKLIFRSGLRTEEALEQIANEINDCPEVEKFAEFIRKSARGVAR; the protein is encoded by the coding sequence ATGATACATCCAACAGCAATAGTTCATGAAGGCGCACAGATTGCCGAAGATGTCGAAATCGGTCCCTATGCCATTATTGGTGAGCATGTGAAAATCGGTTCCGGCACCACCGTCGGCCCCCATACTGTTGTCGAGGGGTGGACGGAAATCGGCTGCGACAACCGGATTTTTCAGTTTGCTTCTATTGGAGCTGCTCCCCAGGATCTGAAATACCGTGGGGAAAAGGCCTTGTTGAAAATCGGAGACCGCAATACGGTGCGCGAATTCGCCACCCTGCATCGTGGTACTGCCGATGGTGGTGGGGAAACGGTTGTTGGCAACGACAATCTGTTCATGGCCTATTCCCATGTTGCACATGACTGTATCCTCGGTAACCAGGTAATTCTGGCCAATGGCGCCACTCTCGCCGGTCATGTAGAGGTCGATGATTTCGCCATTCTCGGAGGATTATGCGCTGTGCATCAATTCACCAGAATCGGCTCCCATGTCATGATCAGCGGTGGGTCCATGGTAACTCAGGATGTACCGCCTTTCTCTATAGCGCAGGGTGATCGAGCTAAAACAGTGGGGATCAACCAGATTGGCCTCAAACGGCGTGGCTTCTCTGATGAAGCCATACGTGGGATCAAACAGGCATACAAGTTGATCTTCCGTTCCGGGTTGCGGACTGAAGAGGCCCTTGAACAGATCGCAAACGAAATAAATGACTGTCCTGAAGTTGAGAAATTTGCCGAATTTATCCGTAAAAGTGCAAGGGGGGTCGCCCGCTAA
- a CDS encoding Trm112 family protein — MTLSQELLDILVCPKCKGELLYQQSECRLLCETCQLAYPIRDGIPVLLIDEAEKF, encoded by the coding sequence ATGACACTTTCGCAGGAATTGCTGGATATTCTGGTCTGCCCAAAGTGCAAAGGGGAGCTTCTCTATCAGCAGAGCGAGTGCCGCTTGCTCTGTGAAACCTGTCAGCTTGCGTATCCTATTCGAGATGGTATTCCGGTGCTGCTTATTGATGAAGCGGAGAAGTTTTGA
- a CDS encoding ABC transporter ATP-binding protein, which translates to MNNSTATTYRRVYRYSKPYLGRIFLALAASLLVAGTDVSLAKLVQPLMDKIIVAQNKALVYVVPVVVIGLAFLKGASRYVQEYFIKTAGQLSVQDIRNDLYEHTMSLSMGYFSRDSTGNLMSRILNDVGILQRSAADVLVDGVRESFTLVGLTALAFYNDWKLASIAFLVLPLAVVPGSFIGRKIKLNTRRGQNTIGNLTRLLQETLSGIKVIKAFGTEQREMENFRQENLRFYHFMRKVLKYDSAAAPVVEILSSFGVAAVFWYGIHRVLSGAMTQGELFSFIAAIFMMYTPIKRLTRVSNNIQRAVGAAERVFEVLDVVPEICDSPQAMDMGRVSGGITFDGVGFAYDKEPVIREFSLKIAPGEVVALVGPSGGGKSTLVGMLSRFYDPQQGTIYIDGLDIRQVSLASLKHNIALVDQETFLFNDSIRNNIRYGRPEATDAEVKEAARQAYADDFIRELPGDYENTIGDRGARLSGGQRQRICIARAILRDAPILLLDEATSALDTESEAMVQKALGNLMKNRTTIVVAHRLSTIMHADKIVVLENGKIQEIGRHTDLLKGEGLYRKLYEMQFK; encoded by the coding sequence GTGAATAATAGTACTGCCACTACCTACCGTCGGGTTTATCGATACTCAAAACCGTATCTCGGACGGATCTTTCTTGCCTTGGCTGCCTCGTTACTGGTCGCGGGGACCGATGTTTCACTGGCGAAACTCGTTCAGCCTTTGATGGACAAAATCATCGTTGCCCAAAATAAGGCTCTGGTTTATGTTGTGCCGGTTGTTGTTATCGGCCTGGCTTTCCTGAAGGGGGCCAGCCGCTATGTGCAGGAATATTTCATCAAGACTGCCGGGCAGTTGTCGGTACAGGATATCCGCAACGATCTCTATGAACATACCATGTCCTTGTCCATGGGCTATTTCTCTCGGGATTCGACGGGCAACCTGATGTCGCGAATTCTTAATGATGTCGGTATCCTGCAACGGTCGGCAGCCGACGTCCTGGTGGATGGAGTTCGTGAGAGTTTTACCCTGGTCGGCCTGACGGCCTTAGCCTTCTATAACGACTGGAAGCTGGCCTCTATCGCTTTTCTGGTGCTGCCGCTAGCTGTGGTGCCTGGTTCTTTCATCGGCCGGAAGATCAAACTGAATACCCGCCGCGGACAGAACACCATCGGCAACCTGACCCGGCTTCTGCAGGAAACCTTGTCCGGGATTAAGGTCATCAAGGCTTTCGGTACCGAACAGCGGGAAATGGAGAATTTCCGGCAGGAAAATTTGCGATTTTATCATTTCATGCGCAAGGTATTGAAGTACGATTCGGCGGCTGCACCAGTCGTTGAGATCCTCTCGTCTTTCGGTGTGGCGGCGGTATTCTGGTACGGCATTCATCGGGTGTTGTCCGGAGCCATGACTCAGGGGGAGTTGTTTTCGTTTATTGCCGCCATCTTCATGATGTATACTCCGATAAAACGGTTGACCAGGGTCAGTAATAACATTCAGCGCGCGGTCGGTGCGGCGGAACGGGTCTTTGAGGTGCTGGACGTGGTCCCGGAGATTTGTGATTCTCCCCAGGCTATGGATATGGGAAGGGTGAGCGGTGGTATTACCTTCGATGGGGTTGGATTCGCCTACGACAAGGAACCGGTTATAAGGGAGTTTTCTTTAAAGATTGCCCCAGGCGAAGTGGTGGCGTTAGTTGGTCCAAGCGGTGGAGGTAAATCGACGCTTGTCGGTATGCTGAGCCGGTTCTACGATCCGCAGCAGGGTACGATTTATATCGACGGTCTGGATATCCGCCAAGTGTCCCTCGCCAGCCTTAAACATAATATCGCCTTGGTCGACCAGGAAACCTTTCTGTTCAACGACAGCATTCGCAACAATATCCGCTATGGCCGACCGGAAGCGACAGATGCCGAGGTCAAAGAGGCTGCCCGCCAAGCCTATGCAGACGACTTTATTCGCGAACTTCCAGGAGATTACGAGAATACCATCGGTGATCGGGGGGCACGTCTTTCCGGGGGACAGCGTCAGCGCATCTGTATCGCGAGAGCGATTTTGCGCGACGCTCCTATTTTATTGCTCGATGAGGCCACCAGCGCGCTTGATACAGAAAGTGAAGCCATGGTGCAGAAGGCCCTCGGTAATCTGATGAAAAATCGCACAACCATTGTTGTTGCCCATCGTCTTTCCACGATAATGCACGCAGATAAGATTGTTGTGCTGGAAAATGGCAAAATCCAAGAGATTGGTCGCCATACCGATCTGCTTAAGGGCGAAGGGCTTTATCGAAAGCTGTATGAGATGCAGTTTAAATAG